Proteins encoded together in one Carya illinoinensis cultivar Pawnee chromosome 3, C.illinoinensisPawnee_v1, whole genome shotgun sequence window:
- the LOC122305326 gene encoding chromatin modification-related protein MEAF6-like, with the protein MESEGQKATANPSAMLASLLSRRAKLHEELRNIEKQVYDMETGYLQDPSQCGNVLKGFEGFLSSSKSTALLKRSRKFQPEDRLFSLSSVTSPAAEELAAGRDDGRSDFGPVRSKGGGIFANGQGKPKKGRAGPRDSKRFRPSGDPDFDYDDDPDVTL; encoded by the exons ATGGAATCTGAAG GGCAAAAGGCCACAGCGAACCCATCGGCAATGCTAGCTTCTCTCCTTAGTAGGAGAGCCAAGCTTCACGAGGAGCTTCGTAACATTGAAaagcag GTCTATGATATGGAGACAGGTTATCTACAGGATCCAAGCCAATGTGGCAATGTGTTGAAAGGTTTTGAGGGATTCCTATCTTCATCTAAGAGCACCGCGCT CTTGAAGCGGTCCAGGAAGTTTCAGCCCGAAGATAGGCTCTTTTCATTGTCGTCAGTCACCTCACCAGCA GCTGAAGAGCTTGCGGCTGGACGAGATG ATGGGAGATCAGACTTTGGTCCTGTTCGATCTAAGGGTGGAGGTATATTCGCAAATGGGCA AGGAAAACCAAAGAAGGGAAGAGCGGGGCCAAGGGATTCAAAGAGATTTAGGCCTTCAGGTGATCCAGATTTCGACTACGACGATGATCCAGACGTGACATTGTAA
- the LOC122304966 gene encoding uncharacterized protein LOC122304966: protein MSDQLSSKASFDDASLSPDLVLLTSKLQTILSGKEVTEPEETIPTDFEVSSKEKVTSNGRKKMGETKSLSDLEFEELKGFMDLGFVFSKEDRNSSLASLIPGLQRFGKKDGEEEAAGETATSRPYLSEAWELGRVSSKEALMSN, encoded by the coding sequence ATGAGTGATCAATTGAGCTCCAAAGCAAGCTTCGATGATGCCTCTCTATCTCCAGATTTGGTCCTCCTCACGTCAAAGCTCCAAACCATTCTCTCGGGAAAAGAAGTCACGGAACCAGAGGAAACTATACCGACAGATTTCGAAGTATCATCCAAGGAAAAGGTCACAAGTAACGGTAGAAAAAAGATGGGCGAAACAAAGAGCTTGTCTGACcttgaatttgaagaattaaaAGGGTTTATGGATCTGGGTTTTGTTTTCTCGAAAGAAGATAGGAATTCAAGCTTGGCATCACTCATTCCGGGGTTGCAAAGATTCGGAAAGAAAGATGGGGAAGAAGAGGCTGCTGGTGAAACTGCAACTTCAAGGCCTTATCTTTCGGAAGCTTGGGAGCTTGGGAGGGTTTCTAGTAAGGAAGCCCTGATGTCGAACTAA